From Streptomyces sp. NBC_00775, one genomic window encodes:
- a CDS encoding SpoIIE family protein phosphatase, giving the protein MGAIPTQRESMARAPDAPAHHRAGQGAVARTSLPGTPLAPGAARRFVRGALADWAELALPGAEIIDDRLIDDAVVVVSELVTNAVVHAGTDVDLLCRLEGASDEAPGPLVVEVSDHHPSRALRDDAVERPYGTPEYGRGLRLVASLSEAWGITYRPGIKTVWARLPVDGCAGADGMTEAGTGSVSEAGGFADTAEHMAKKEQIAAYATGQALERGLRAGEPLAPEILPPEPRRRVQQDQDWLNRGALSFLAEASDLLAGQLDEDLVAALAGQLLVPRLADWCAVWLEDEATDRAGGLGLALGPRLARVWHGSENLIEELRSALEKDPPRLPDAVRSRAVPVPWPGEALGARGVSGAALAYRLIAGGRPLGTLVIGRAGLIDFPDEITGLVEDLSRRIALAIGAARQYARQATISRVLQRGLLPGAVAEIPGVRSALVYEPLDKGGPSGDFYDVFPAGDGRWCFAVGDVQGKGPEAAVVIGLARPWLRLLAREGYQVADVLDRLNQLLLDDATEVADAAARALVAAGGPGLGADPGPQTRFLSMLYGELVPFDGGVRCTLASAGHPLPLLLGPDGDVREVARPQTLLGVFEDAGYTSETFELHPGDTVLCVTDGVTERRCGPRQFDDDDGLAKALEGCAGLSAELVAERIRRLVHEFGTRPPEDDMALLVLQAE; this is encoded by the coding sequence GTGGGGGCCATTCCGACGCAACGGGAGTCCATGGCGCGCGCCCCTGATGCGCCTGCGCACCACCGCGCCGGCCAGGGAGCCGTGGCTCGCACCTCGCTGCCCGGCACCCCGCTCGCACCCGGAGCCGCCCGCCGATTCGTGCGCGGCGCGCTCGCCGACTGGGCCGAACTCGCCCTGCCCGGCGCCGAGATCATCGACGACCGGCTCATCGACGACGCCGTCGTGGTGGTCAGCGAACTCGTCACCAACGCCGTCGTGCACGCGGGCACCGACGTCGACCTGCTGTGCCGCCTCGAAGGCGCGAGTGACGAAGCGCCGGGCCCGCTGGTCGTCGAGGTCTCCGACCACCACCCCTCGCGCGCGTTACGCGACGACGCCGTCGAACGGCCGTACGGCACCCCGGAGTACGGGCGCGGGCTGCGGCTCGTCGCCTCGCTCTCCGAAGCATGGGGGATCACTTACCGGCCAGGCATCAAGACGGTCTGGGCGCGGCTGCCGGTCGACGGGTGCGCGGGCGCCGACGGCATGACGGAAGCGGGCACGGGCAGCGTGTCGGAAGCCGGTGGGTTCGCGGACACCGCGGAGCACATGGCGAAGAAGGAGCAGATAGCGGCGTACGCCACTGGCCAGGCCCTGGAGCGTGGGCTGCGGGCCGGCGAGCCGCTCGCCCCCGAGATACTCCCGCCCGAACCGAGGCGCCGCGTCCAGCAGGACCAGGACTGGCTCAACCGCGGCGCCCTCTCCTTCCTCGCCGAGGCCTCCGACCTGCTCGCCGGGCAGCTCGACGAGGACCTCGTGGCCGCGCTCGCCGGGCAGCTGCTCGTGCCGCGGCTCGCCGACTGGTGCGCGGTGTGGCTGGAGGACGAGGCCACCGACCGGGCCGGCGGTCTCGGCCTCGCCCTGGGACCCCGCCTAGCCCGCGTCTGGCACGGCAGCGAGAACCTCATCGAGGAACTGCGGAGCGCCCTGGAGAAGGACCCGCCGCGGCTGCCCGACGCGGTGCGTTCCCGTGCCGTCCCCGTGCCCTGGCCCGGCGAGGCGCTGGGCGCGCGCGGGGTGAGCGGGGCCGCGCTCGCGTACCGGCTGATCGCGGGCGGGCGGCCGCTGGGCACGCTCGTCATCGGACGGGCCGGACTGATCGACTTCCCCGACGAGATCACCGGGCTCGTCGAGGACCTCAGCCGCCGTATCGCCCTCGCCATCGGCGCGGCCCGCCAGTACGCGCGCCAGGCCACCATCAGCCGGGTCCTCCAGCGCGGTCTGCTGCCCGGCGCGGTCGCCGAGATCCCCGGGGTGCGCAGCGCCCTCGTGTACGAGCCGCTCGACAAGGGCGGACCCAGCGGCGACTTCTACGACGTGTTCCCGGCGGGCGACGGGCGCTGGTGCTTCGCGGTGGGCGACGTCCAGGGCAAGGGGCCCGAGGCCGCCGTCGTGATCGGCCTGGCCCGGCCCTGGCTGCGGCTGCTGGCCCGCGAGGGCTACCAGGTCGCCGACGTCCTCGACCGCCTCAACCAGCTGCTGCTCGACGACGCGACCGAGGTGGCGGACGCGGCGGCCCGCGCGCTCGTGGCGGCGGGCGGGCCGGGCCTCGGCGCCGACCCGGGCCCGCAGACGCGCTTCCTTTCCATGCTGTACGGCGAGCTGGTCCCCTTCGACGGCGGTGTGCGCTGCACCCTCGCCTCCGCCGGACATCCGCTGCCGCTGCTCCTCGGCCCCGACGGCGACGTACGGGAAGTGGCCCGGCCGCAGACCCTCCTCGGCGTCTTCGAGGACGCCGGCTACACCTCCGAGACCTTCGAGCTGCACCCCGGCGACACTGTGCTGTGCGTCACGGACGGTGTGACGGAGCGGCGCTGCGGGCCCCGCCAGTTCGACGACGACGACGGCCTCGCGAAGGCCCTGGAAGGCTGCGCGGGGCTGAGCGCCGAGCTGGTCGCGGAGCGGATCCGCCGGCTGGTGCACGAGTTCGGTACGCGGCCTCCGGAGGACGACATGGCGTTGCTGGTGTTGCAGGCCGAATAG
- the hemW gene encoding radical SAM family heme chaperone HemW has product MPSALPDGEPVPDDGALPAHALAGAAERPLGFYLHVPYCATRCGYCDFNTYTATELRGTGGVLASRDNYADTLTDEVRLARKVLGDDPRPVRTVFVGGGTPTLLAADDLVRMLGAIRDEFGLADDAEITTEANPESVDPAYLATLRAGGFNRISFGMQSAKQHVLKVLDRTHTPGRPEACVAEARAAGFEHVNLDLIYGTPGESDDDWRASLDAALGAGPDHISAYALIVEEGTQLARRIRRGEVPMTDDDVHADRYLIADEVMSGAGFEWYEVSNWAASEGGRCLHNELYWRGADWWGAGPGAHSHVGGVRWWNVKHPGAYASALASGRSPGAGRELLSEEDRRVERVLLELRLREGCPLSLLRVEGLAAAARALGEGLLEAGPYDEGRAVLTLRGRLLADAVVRDLVD; this is encoded by the coding sequence ATGCCTTCCGCACTCCCCGACGGTGAGCCCGTCCCCGACGACGGTGCGCTGCCCGCGCACGCCCTGGCCGGGGCGGCCGAGCGTCCCCTCGGGTTCTATCTCCACGTGCCGTACTGCGCCACCCGCTGCGGCTACTGCGACTTCAACACCTACACGGCGACCGAGCTGCGGGGCACCGGTGGCGTGCTCGCCTCCCGGGACAACTACGCGGACACGCTGACCGACGAGGTCCGGCTCGCCCGCAAGGTCCTCGGCGACGACCCGCGCCCCGTCCGCACGGTCTTCGTCGGCGGTGGTACGCCGACCCTGCTGGCCGCCGACGATCTCGTACGGATGCTGGGGGCGATCCGTGACGAGTTCGGGCTCGCGGACGACGCGGAGATCACCACGGAGGCGAACCCCGAGTCGGTCGATCCGGCATACCTTGCGACCTTGCGCGCCGGGGGCTTCAACCGGATCTCCTTCGGGATGCAGAGCGCCAAGCAGCACGTACTGAAGGTGCTCGACCGCACGCACACGCCCGGCCGTCCCGAGGCCTGTGTCGCCGAGGCCCGTGCGGCGGGCTTCGAGCATGTGAACCTGGACCTGATCTACGGCACGCCCGGGGAGTCCGACGACGACTGGCGTGCCTCGCTCGACGCGGCGCTCGGTGCCGGGCCCGACCACATCTCCGCGTATGCGCTGATCGTGGAGGAGGGTACCCAGCTCGCTCGTCGTATCCGCCGCGGCGAGGTTCCGATGACGGACGACGACGTGCACGCGGATCGGTATCTCATCGCGGACGAGGTGATGTCGGGGGCGGGCTTCGAGTGGTACGAGGTGTCGAACTGGGCCGCTTCCGAAGGTGGGCGTTGCCTTCACAACGAGCTGTACTGGCGGGGGGCCGACTGGTGGGGGGCGGGGCCCGGGGCGCACAGCCACGTCGGTGGGGTGCGGTGGTGGAATGTGAAGCATCCGGGGGCGTATGCCTCGGCGCTGGCCTCCGGGCGGTCGCCGGGGGCCGGGCGGGAGCTTCTGTCCGAGGAGGATCGCCGGGTTGAGCGCGTCCTGCTGGAGCTGCGGCTTCGTGAGGGGTGTCCGCTGTCTTTGCTTCGGGTGGAGGGGCTTGCGGCGGCGGCGCGGGCGCTGGGTGAGGGGTTGCTCGAAGCCGGGCCGTACGACGAAGGTCGTGCCGTTCTGACGCTGCGCGGGCGGTTGCTCGCGGACGCGGTCGTCCGGGACCTGGTGGACTGA
- a CDS encoding DUF3097 domain-containing protein produces the protein MRQYSPDLTPPWKKPKPVTEVPADPGLVVEEPGTGFCGAVIRCEAGTVTLEDRFGKHRVFPLEPRGFLLEGRVVTLVRPSAAPASRPARTASGSVAVPGARARVARAGRIYVEGRHDAELVEKVWGDDLRIEGVVVEYLEGIDDLPSIVADFDPGPDARLGILVDHLVPGTKESRIAESVTSDHALVLGHPYIDIWEAVKPSSVGIPSWPRIPHGQDWKTGICRSLGWPENTGAAWQHILSHVRSYKDLEPELLGRVEELIDFVTAPE, from the coding sequence ATGCGCCAGTACTCTCCGGACCTGACCCCGCCGTGGAAGAAGCCCAAGCCCGTGACCGAGGTCCCCGCGGACCCCGGTCTGGTGGTCGAGGAGCCCGGCACCGGCTTCTGCGGCGCGGTGATCCGCTGCGAGGCGGGCACGGTGACCCTGGAAGACCGCTTCGGCAAGCACCGCGTCTTCCCGCTGGAGCCGAGGGGCTTCCTCCTGGAGGGCAGGGTGGTGACGCTGGTCCGCCCGTCGGCCGCGCCCGCGTCGCGTCCCGCCCGCACGGCCTCGGGTTCGGTGGCGGTACCGGGCGCGCGTGCCAGGGTGGCCCGGGCGGGCCGCATCTACGTCGAGGGCCGCCACGACGCCGAACTGGTCGAGAAGGTCTGGGGCGACGACCTCCGCATCGAGGGCGTCGTCGTCGAGTACCTGGAGGGCATCGACGACCTCCCCTCGATCGTCGCGGACTTCGACCCCGGCCCGGACGCCCGCCTCGGCATCCTGGTCGACCACCTCGTCCCCGGCACCAAGGAGTCCCGCATCGCCGAGTCGGTCACCAGCGACCACGCCCTGGTCCTCGGCCACCCCTACATCGACATCTGGGAGGCCGTGAAACCGTCCTCCGTAGGCATCCCCTCCTGGCCCCGCATCCCCCACGGCCAGGACTGGAAAACAGGCATCTGCCGATCCCTGGGCTGGCCGGAAAACACCGGCGCGGCCTGGCAGCACATCCTGTCCCACGTCCGCTCCTACAAGGACCTGGAGCCGGAACTCCTGGGCCGAGTGGAAGAGTTGATCGACTTCGTCACGGCCCCGGAGTAA
- a CDS encoding MBL fold metallo-hydrolase has translation MSVTWEELGWERVAPRVGRRRLPVWDCTVGLVVGEGAALMIDAGSSLGEGARLRTEAQRLLGPDRRVTHLALTHPHFDHVFGAAAFAGVEVFGPVGLDSVFAHDREELRTDAVRNGLDPREAAEAADLLVHPRHSVCSEWTLDLGGGVQVLLANVGPGHTGHDLAVLIQGTRATPATPATPSTASTLGSSPEIVFCGDLVEESGEPQAGPDAVPSHWPAALDRLLDLGGEDAVYVPGHGATVNAAFVRAQRNALATRFGVS, from the coding sequence ATGAGCGTGACTTGGGAAGAGTTGGGGTGGGAAAGGGTGGCGCCCCGGGTGGGACGGCGGCGGCTGCCGGTCTGGGACTGCACGGTCGGGCTCGTGGTGGGCGAGGGCGCTGCGCTGATGATCGACGCCGGGTCGAGCCTCGGGGAGGGCGCACGGCTGCGCACGGAGGCCCAGCGGCTCCTCGGCCCGGACCGCCGAGTGACGCACCTCGCACTCACCCACCCCCACTTCGACCATGTCTTCGGCGCGGCGGCGTTCGCGGGCGTGGAGGTGTTCGGGCCGGTCGGCCTCGACTCGGTCTTCGCCCACGACCGTGAGGAGCTGCGCACGGACGCCGTACGCAACGGCCTCGACCCGCGCGAGGCGGCCGAGGCCGCGGACCTCCTGGTCCACCCCCGCCACTCGGTGTGCAGCGAGTGGACCCTCGACCTGGGCGGCGGCGTACAGGTCCTGCTGGCGAACGTGGGCCCCGGCCACACGGGCCACGACTTGGCGGTACTGATCCAAGGCACACGAGCCACACCAGCCACACCAGCCACACCAAGCACAGCAAGCACACTTGGTTCATCACCGGAGATCGTCTTCTGCGGCGATCTGGTGGAGGAGTCGGGCGAACCCCAGGCGGGACCGGATGCCGTCCCCTCCCACTGGCCGGCGGCCCTGGACCGGCTGCTCGACCTGGGCGGGGAGGACGCCGTGTACGTGCCGGGACACGGGGCGACGGTGAATGCGGCGTTTGTCCGGGCCCAGCGGAACGCGCTGGCGACCCGCTTCGGCGTGTCGTAG
- the hrcA gene encoding heat-inducible transcriptional repressor HrcA, translating into MLSERRLEVLRAIVQDYVGTEEPVGSKALTERHRLGVSPATVRNDMAALEDEGYIAQPHTSAGRIPTDKGYRLFVDKLAGVKPMTAPERRAIQNFLDGAVDLDDVVGRTVRLLAQLTRQVAVVQYPSLTRSTVRHVELLSLAPARVMLVLITDTGRVEQRMIDCPAPFGETSLADLRARLNSRVAGRRFADVPQLVQDLPDAFEAEDRGTVATVLSTLLETLVEETEERLMIGGTANLTRFGHDFPLTIRPVLEALEEQVVLLKLLGEAGDSSMTVRIGHENAYEGLNSTSVVSVGYGSGDEAVAKLGVVGPTRMDYPGTMGAVRAVARYVGQILAES; encoded by the coding sequence ATGCTCAGTGAACGCAGGCTCGAAGTGCTGCGCGCCATCGTCCAGGACTACGTGGGCACCGAGGAGCCGGTCGGTTCCAAGGCGCTCACCGAGCGGCACCGCCTCGGTGTCTCGCCGGCGACCGTGCGCAATGACATGGCCGCGCTGGAGGACGAGGGCTACATCGCCCAGCCGCACACCAGCGCCGGACGCATCCCCACCGACAAGGGCTACCGGCTCTTCGTCGACAAGCTCGCGGGCGTCAAGCCGATGACCGCGCCCGAGCGGCGGGCCATTCAGAATTTCCTTGACGGGGCTGTCGACCTCGACGACGTCGTGGGGCGGACCGTACGGCTGCTCGCGCAGCTCACACGGCAGGTCGCCGTCGTGCAGTACCCCTCGCTGACGCGCTCGACGGTGCGGCACGTGGAGCTGCTGTCCCTCGCCCCCGCGCGCGTGATGCTGGTGCTGATCACGGACACCGGCCGGGTCGAGCAGCGCATGATCGACTGTCCGGCGCCGTTCGGTGAGACGTCGCTGGCGGATCTGCGCGCGCGGCTCAACAGCCGGGTCGCGGGCCGCCGTTTCGCGGACGTCCCGCAGCTCGTGCAGGACCTCCCGGACGCGTTCGAGGCGGAGGACCGGGGTACGGTCGCGACAGTGCTCTCCACCCTCCTGGAGACGCTGGTCGAAGAGACCGAGGAGCGGCTGATGATCGGCGGCACCGCCAATCTGACCCGCTTCGGACATGACTTCCCTCTCACCATCCGGCCGGTGCTCGAAGCACTGGAGGAGCAGGTCGTGCTCCTCAAGTTGCTTGGTGAGGCCGGGGATTCGAGCATGACCGTGCGAATCGGGCATGAGAACGCGTATGAGGGACTCAACTCCACGTCCGTGGTCTCGGTCGGCTACGGTTCGGGCGACGAGGCAGTAGCAAAACTTGGCGTGGTCGGACCGACCCGCATGGATTACCCGGGAACGATGGGAGCGGTACGAGCGGTGGCACGGTACGTCGGACAGATCCTGGCGGAGTCGTAA
- the dnaJ gene encoding molecular chaperone DnaJ produces the protein MATDYYAVLGVSRDASQDQIKKAFRRLARELHPDVNPDPKTQERFKEINAAYEVLSDPQKKQVYDLGGDPLSASGGGGAGGFGAGGFGNFSDIMDAFFGTASQRGPRSRTRRGQDAMIRLEIELDEAAFGTTKDIQVDTAVVCATCNGEGAAPGTSAQTCDMCRGRGEVSQVTRSFLGQVMTSRPCPQCQGFGTVVPTPCPECAGDGRVRSRRTLTVKIPAGVDNGTRIQLAGEGEVGPGGGPAGDLYVEIHELPHSTFQRRGDDLHCTVTIPMTAASLGTKVPLETLDGLEEVDIRPGTQSGQSIPLHGRGVTHLRGGGRGDLIVHVEVMTPTKLDPEQERLLRELAKLRGEERPTGQFQPGQQGLFSRLKDAFNGR, from the coding sequence GTGGCCACGGACTACTACGCCGTACTCGGCGTGAGCCGCGACGCGTCCCAGGACCAGATCAAGAAGGCGTTCCGGAGGCTCGCACGCGAGCTGCACCCGGACGTCAATCCCGATCCGAAGACGCAGGAGCGGTTCAAGGAGATCAACGCCGCGTACGAGGTGTTGTCGGACCCGCAGAAGAAGCAGGTCTACGACCTCGGCGGCGACCCGCTGTCCGCCTCTGGTGGCGGTGGCGCCGGCGGCTTCGGCGCGGGCGGTTTCGGGAACTTCTCGGACATCATGGACGCCTTCTTCGGTACGGCGTCGCAGCGCGGCCCCCGGTCGCGTACGCGGCGTGGCCAGGACGCCATGATCCGGCTCGAGATCGAGCTGGACGAGGCTGCCTTCGGCACGACGAAGGACATCCAGGTCGACACGGCCGTCGTCTGCGCCACCTGTAACGGTGAGGGCGCGGCGCCGGGTACCTCGGCCCAGACCTGTGACATGTGTCGCGGGCGGGGTGAGGTGTCCCAGGTCACGCGGTCGTTCCTGGGCCAGGTCATGACGTCCCGGCCGTGTCCGCAGTGCCAGGGCTTCGGGACCGTGGTTCCGACGCCGTGTCCCGAGTGTGCGGGTGACGGGCGGGTGCGGTCCCGTCGGACGCTGACCGTCAAGATCCCCGCCGGTGTCGACAACGGCACGCGGATCCAGCTCGCGGGCGAGGGCGAGGTCGGTCCCGGTGGCGGGCCTGCCGGTGACCTCTACGTCGAGATCCACGAACTCCCGCACTCGACCTTCCAGCGGCGTGGTGACGATCTGCACTGCACGGTCACCATTCCGATGACCGCGGCGTCGCTCGGTACGAAGGTGCCGCTGGAGACGCTCGACGGGCTGGAGGAGGTCGACATCCGTCCGGGCACGCAGTCCGGGCAGTCGATTCCGTTGCACGGGCGGGGTGTCACGCATCTGCGGGGCGGTGGGCGTGGTGACCTCATCGTCCACGTCGAGGTGATGACGCCGACGAAGCTGGATCCTGAGCAGGAGCGGTTGCTGCGGGAGCTGGCGAAGCTGCGGGGGGAGGAGCGGCCCACCGGGCAGTTCCAGCCCGGGCAGCAGGGGTTGTTCTCGCGTCTGAAGGATGCGTTCAACGGTCGCTGA
- a CDS encoding nitronate monooxygenase has translation MSTALTDLFPHPIVQAPMAGGVSVPQLAAAVSEAGGLGFLAAGYKTADGMYQEIKQLRGLTGRPFGVNLFMPQPEYADAAAVEVYANQLAGEAAWYETELGDPDSGRDDGYDAKLAVLLDNPVPVVSFHFGVPSRDVLDSLARAGTLTMVTATTAEEALAVQRAGAAAVLVQGVEAGGHQGTHRDNPETDGTGVGLLSLIAQVRETVQIPIVAAGGIMRGSQIAAVLAAGASAAQLGTAFLATPESGANAVHKQALTNPLFVRTELTRAFSGRPARGLVNRFLREHGPYAPAAYPEIHHLTSPLRKAAAKAGDAQGMALWAGQGHRMARDLPAGQLVEVLSAELAAAKTALSAPEEFPESSEGGADR, from the coding sequence ATGTCCACCGCACTGACCGATCTCTTCCCTCACCCGATCGTGCAGGCCCCCATGGCGGGCGGCGTCTCCGTGCCGCAGCTCGCGGCTGCCGTGTCCGAGGCCGGCGGGCTGGGTTTCCTCGCCGCCGGGTACAAGACCGCCGACGGCATGTACCAGGAGATCAAGCAGCTGCGCGGGCTCACGGGGCGCCCGTTCGGGGTCAATCTGTTCATGCCGCAGCCCGAGTACGCGGACGCGGCCGCCGTCGAGGTGTACGCCAACCAGCTCGCCGGTGAGGCCGCCTGGTACGAGACCGAACTCGGCGACCCCGACAGCGGCCGTGACGACGGCTACGACGCCAAGCTCGCCGTCCTCCTCGACAACCCGGTGCCGGTGGTCTCCTTCCACTTCGGCGTCCCGAGCCGTGACGTCCTGGACTCCCTCGCCCGCGCCGGCACGCTGACGATGGTCACCGCGACCACCGCTGAGGAGGCGCTGGCCGTGCAGCGGGCGGGTGCCGCCGCGGTGCTCGTGCAGGGCGTGGAGGCCGGTGGCCACCAGGGCACCCATCGCGACAACCCGGAGACGGACGGTACGGGGGTCGGGCTGCTGTCGCTGATCGCGCAGGTGCGCGAGACCGTACAGATCCCGATCGTCGCCGCCGGCGGCATCATGCGCGGCAGCCAGATCGCCGCCGTCCTCGCCGCGGGCGCGAGCGCGGCCCAGCTCGGCACCGCGTTCCTCGCCACCCCCGAGTCCGGCGCGAACGCCGTGCACAAGCAGGCGCTGACCAACCCCCTCTTCGTACGGACGGAGCTGACGCGCGCGTTCTCCGGCCGTCCGGCGCGCGGACTGGTCAACCGCTTCCTGCGCGAGCACGGCCCGTACGCGCCCGCCGCGTACCCCGAGATCCACCACCTCACCTCCCCGCTGCGCAAGGCGGCGGCCAAGGCGGGCGACGCGCAGGGCATGGCGCTGTGGGCCGGGCAGGGCCACCGTATGGCGCGCGATCTGCCCGCGGGACAGCTCGTGGAGGTGCTGAGCGCCGAACTCGCCGCCGCGAAGACAGCGTTGTCGGCTCCGGAGGAGTTCCCGGAGTCCTCGGAAGGGGGTGCGGACCGATGA
- a CDS encoding 16S rRNA (uracil(1498)-N(3))-methyltransferase, whose translation MTAPVFVVEHFNAGGGGRYVLDGPEGRHAVSVKRLRAGEDVILTDGAGRWAECVVVDTEGKDRLIVQMDSFSEEPPESPRITVVQALPKGDRGELAVETMTETGVDAIVPWAASRCITQWRGERGLKALAKWRATAREAGKQSRRVRFPEVADAMTTKQVAALLAKADLAAVLHEDTELGTEPFATAELPSSGEIVLVVGPEGGISPEEVEVFTAAGARTFHLGRTVLRTSTAGTVGTALLLARTGRWS comes from the coding sequence ATGACGGCACCGGTGTTCGTGGTCGAGCACTTCAACGCGGGCGGCGGCGGACGCTATGTCCTCGACGGACCCGAGGGGCGGCACGCCGTCTCCGTGAAGCGCCTGCGGGCCGGCGAGGACGTCATCCTCACCGACGGGGCCGGGCGGTGGGCGGAGTGCGTCGTCGTCGACACCGAGGGCAAGGACCGGCTGATCGTCCAGATGGACTCCTTCTCCGAGGAACCTCCGGAGTCCCCTCGTATCACCGTCGTCCAGGCCCTCCCCAAGGGCGACCGGGGCGAGCTCGCCGTCGAGACCATGACCGAGACCGGCGTGGACGCGATCGTCCCCTGGGCGGCCTCCCGCTGCATCACGCAGTGGAGGGGCGAGCGGGGTCTGAAGGCGCTCGCCAAGTGGCGGGCGACGGCCCGGGAAGCCGGCAAGCAGTCGCGCCGCGTCCGCTTCCCCGAGGTCGCGGACGCGATGACGACCAAGCAGGTTGCCGCACTTCTCGCCAAAGCCGATCTCGCGGCGGTGCTGCACGAGGACACGGAGCTCGGGACCGAGCCGTTCGCGACGGCGGAACTTCCCTCCTCCGGGGAGATCGTGCTGGTGGTCGGGCCCGAGGGCGGGATCTCTCCCGAGGAGGTCGAGGTCTTCACCGCGGCGGGGGCGAGGACGTTCCATCTGGGGCGTACCGTGCTGCGTACATCGACCGCCGGGACGGTGGGCACGGCGCTGCTGCTGGCCCGCACGGGTCGCTGGTCCTGA
- a CDS encoding VOC family protein translates to MELAQVRLLVSDFAACYHFYADVLGLKPQSGAIEGPYEKFSFAIGSAGIALQDRAMMAGILGELSDPVNGHRSLVVLRVDDLDAYCEQITSRGATLLHGPAPMADRLRVAHLKDPEGNLVELQQWLLLHG, encoded by the coding sequence TTGGAACTCGCCCAAGTACGGCTGCTCGTCTCGGACTTCGCCGCCTGCTACCACTTCTATGCCGATGTCCTCGGTCTCAAGCCCCAGTCGGGGGCGATCGAGGGGCCGTACGAGAAGTTCAGCTTTGCCATCGGCTCGGCGGGGATCGCTCTGCAGGATCGCGCGATGATGGCCGGCATTCTGGGTGAGCTGAGCGATCCTGTGAACGGGCATCGCTCGCTGGTCGTGCTGCGGGTCGACGACCTCGACGCCTACTGCGAGCAGATCACCTCGCGTGGCGCGACCCTCCTCCATGGCCCGGCCCCCATGGCCGATCGCCTGCGTGTCGCCCACCTCAAGGACCCCGAGGGCAACCTCGTGGAACTCCAGCAGTGGCTGCTGCTCCACGGCTGA